A DNA window from Synchiropus splendidus isolate RoL2022-P1 chromosome 2, RoL_Sspl_1.0, whole genome shotgun sequence contains the following coding sequences:
- the LOC128753483 gene encoding NEDD4-binding protein 2-like isoform X2, producing MPRRKKLGQSPARAPSGGPDLSNNTGFRQPLDSTMATNSVPSVSVQEQVVQNMQEMFANVDPDVIYIVLSECDFKVENAMDSLLELSVTVEPPPSGSPPVSGFEHTAAVLLNTQQPSQSELPLGPSEPCSSSTKPDLLTEELDLLVDEELNLLTAQQELMQDVHTIEPPSVDPAASSVHTPDGLQHDRSIRIGHPSASSVQQDLQQKLSWEPERPGCQDSIINDQHLVTEVPVEKGSLEFPALGRTSAFQVYKKQDSSHSAPNTTATGQPEHNLGRAGSQLYPTAQWNLDSPVFTPKYASHQQPFFMTPVVAPNSPSWVNCAPANPAPRASIPKSWALPAPPPEVAGSRRLRLEGKVLVLLRGAPGSGKSTLARALREHNPGAVILSTDDFFLHNGHYQFNPNVLGEAHEWNHGRAKEAFRRGAHPIIIDNTNMQGWEMKPYVAQALIHNYKVLFREPDTWWKNKPRELERRSRHNVPVERIRRMLDNYERFVTVHSIMGSAAPERKQCLPVENTGTKPLTSNNTAPDIVGDSEQTKGSKNSNLHLSLPNMSSDGHSAEEDKVDDGIHKSMEKIDSLQTNELGDRTESLDQDSVDSEASVLPVQLGANQQIPDCVVESVMSDGHHGNEIPVAFCDSIKQRERRERPSRKSEFEKKDQSHLLKDMSQSEVTDGEAREDGKTEEQEEQETTRDLNFEGDWPTEKTLEQRAVRKRERQREDVKQDDGQNRDVDTLKVHSGPDFAEFRKLLDLIQTGEVQDDTRSPSCSSPSAEVSFEEDPHCTNPPGSGVESGCLVDIEANTVDVNIDEDKLEISTEDVTNYSHVLKLDSTSAVPLSECSEVSTGLEEEAETHSIVSGEGEGESGIAGQILTSMSNGKENMNSTTRNDSSLSGQACESSHETGVGGMLPKQRHRSGKQCKLALTFPQNFPDPSLEPLQHPNAEGRPVWQDSPTDDPNADSNSDEVPDEQLRCPWVDGGRVTQTEPQDFALLWRLNRPDSSDKLDDVISSLSNGFKVIEGNSSQFVPKTSSVHSSAHVQVPYHVVHEKGTQVEESDFGSFQDRLDSLRILSRHFKLVTFDTLEDLYDKCHQDLEWTTNLLLDSGEKFFKEEEHVEVGRDTNDPRSMFKPEEADVREDCVTEDVMSAESAKEVTIESPSVDTTEVCESKDVGLICSGAEQLQLSEGLDVQSCSHTKLSQEKPGQVDKSESLDVLQRHEYQFDDEAWIGTSGHGTDMDIQSMDEIHRLLQAELDEIETSEKQKNDTHHKEERRSGHMEIRSVEMKLPTEVALQLTELFGPVGVDPDTCSSDEYTVQLDLNLAKLLHQKWKDTIQERQRQAALSFHLLQESKYATPHFTHFEVSAASCSSLLKICELVSYFLDLSHDVKPNTDGWCVPRQPVSLRDIIKEEQALQRNVEKSRQDRADIDKRDGATLLKEDQLFAKFPTIDRHFLQDIFRDHNYSLAQTEIFLHSLLDDAPAKTVVAPVTPRSDHQRATSKEREKIALESKVMEYQDTEEPQYEDFRAEARLQRRRQLENFSKAAEAFKQGRREVASFYAQQGHLHGQSMREANHRAAIQIFEKVNSTLLPQNILDLHGLHVEEALEYLAKVLQDKTKEYEQGLCRPQLSVITGKGNHSQGGVARIRPAVIDYLNNRHYRFTEPNRGLVLVSLK from the exons ATGCCCCGGAGAAAGAAGTTGGGCCAGAGCCCAGCAAGAGCCCCCAGTGGTGGACCAGACCTCAGCAACAACACTGGCTTCCGACAACCTCTTGACAGCACAATGGCGACCAACTCGGTTCCCAGTGTGTCAGTCCAGGAGCAAGTTGTACAGAACATGCAAGAGATGTTTGCTAACGTGGACCCAGATGTCATATACATTGTGTTGTCGGAGTGTGACTTTAAAG TTGAAAACGCAATGGACTCCCTCTTGGAGTTGTCTGTGACGGTCGAGCCTCCACCCTCAGGTTCTCCACCAGTTTCTGGATTTGAACATACAGCTGCAGTCCTGCTGAATACTCAACAACCCTCTCAATCTGAGCTGCCTCTTGGTCCATCAGAGCcgtgctcctcctccaccaaaccTGATCTTCTGACAGAAGAGCTCGACCTACTTGTCGATGAGGAGTTGAATTTACTAACTGCACAGCAGGAGTTAATGCAAGATGTACACACGATTGAGCCTCCGTCTGTTGATCCAGCCGCCTCCTCAGTCCACACTCCAGATGGCTTACAGCATGATCGGTCGATCCGAATCGGTCATCCGAGTGCATCCTCTGTTCAACAAGACCTGCAGCAGAAATTGTCCTGGGAACCCGAAAGACCAGGGTGTCAGGACTCCATAATAAATGATCAACATCTCGTGACAGAGGTCCCTGTAGAGAAAGGTTCTTTGGAATTTCCGGCTTTAGGACGGACTTCTGCTTTCCAAGTATATAAAAAGCAAGATTCCTCTCACAGTGCTCCTAATACTACTGCAACAGGACAGCCTGAACATAATCTAGGACGAGCAGGGTCACAGCTTTATCCAACAGCACAGTGGAACCTTGATTCACCCGTCTTTACTCCTAAATATGCTTCCCACCAACAACCTTTCTTCATGACCCCCGTCGTTGCCCCCAACTCTCCTTCGTGGGTAAATTGTGCTCCTGCCAATCCAGCACCTAGAGCTTCTATTCCAAAGTCATGGGCCCTCCCTGCACCTCCACCTGAGGTTGCAGGCTCCAGGAGGCTTCGATTGGAAGGGAAGGTCCTGGTTTTGCTACGTGGTGCTCCAGGATCTGGAAAATCAACTTTGGCCAG AGCCTTGAGGGAGCATAATCCGGGTGCTGTCATTCTCAGCACCGATGACTTTTTCCTTCACAATGGACACTATCAGTTCAACCCAAATGTCCTTGGGGAGGCACATGAGTGGAACCATGGGAGAG CAAAAGAGGCGTTTAGAAGGGGTGCTCACCCCATTATTATTGACAACACTAATATGCAGGGGTGGGAGATGAAGCCGTATGTTGCCCAG GCACTGATTCACAATTACAAAGTACTTTTCCGAGAGCCAGATACTTGGTGGAAGAACAAGCCCAGAGAGCTCGAGAG GCGCTCCAGACATAACGTACCAGTGGAAAGAATTCGAAGGATGCTTGATAATTATGAGCGTTTTGTTACAGTCCATTCCATTATGGGGTCAGCAGCACCGGAGAGGAAACAGTGTCTCCCTGTGGAAAACACAGGCACAAA GCCACTCACTTCTAATAACACTGCTCCTGACATTGTTGGAGACTCTGAACAGACAAAAGGCAGCAAGAATTCCAACCTTCATCTATCACTTCCCAACATGTCCTCTGATGGCCATTCAGCCGAGGAGGACAAAGTGGATGATGGCATCCACAAATCCATGGAGAAAATTGATTCACTTCAAACCAATGAGTTAGGTGACCGGACAGAATCCTTAGATCAAGACTCAGTGGACTCTGAGGCAAGTGTACTTCCAGTTCAATTGGGTGCTAACCAGCAGATACCAGATTGTGTGGTGGAGTCCGTGATGAGTGACGGTCACCATGGAAATGAAATTCCAGTTGCATTTTGTGATTCAATAAAACAAAGGGAGCGACGAGAAAGACCAAGCAGGAAGTCAGAGTTTGAAAAAAAGGATCAAAGTCATCTTCTCAAAGACATGAGCCAATCAGAAGTCACTGACGGAGAAGCGCGGGAGGATGGGAAGACAGAAGAACAGGAAGAACAGGAAACAACCAGAGATTTGAATTTCGAAGGAGACTGGCCCACCGAAAAGACCCTCGAGCAGCGCGCAGTGaggaaaagagagagacagagagaagatgtAAAGCAAGACGATGGCCAGAACAGAGATGTGGACACGTTAAAAGTACACTCTGGGCCTGATTTCGCTGAGTTCCGGAAGCTTCTTGATCTCATTCAGACTGGGGAAGTCCAGGATGACACTAGATCACCGTCCTGCTCATCTCCATCTGCAGAGGTCAGCTTTGAGGAAGATCCCCATTGCACAAATCCTCCTGGAAGTGGAGTGGAATCAGGCTGCCTGGTAGACATTGAAGCTAATACTGTGGATGTAAATATAGATGAAGACAAACTTGAAATTTCAACGGAGGATGTAACTAATTATTCACATGTTCTGAAGTTAGATTCAACCAGCGCGGTTCCTCTGTCAGAGTGCTCTGAAGTGAGTACAGGGCTTGAAGAAGAGGCAGAAACTCACAGTATAGTTagtggtgaaggtgaaggagagtcTGGAATAGCTGGCCAGATTCTTACCAGTATGAGTAAtggcaaagaaaacatgaataGTACGACCAGGAATGATTCTAGCCTCTCAGGTCAGGCATGTGAAAGCTCCCATGAAACCGGTGTAGGTGGAATGTTGCCAAAGCAACGTCACAGATCAGGAAAGCAATGTAAATTAGCCCTGACTTTCCCACAAAATTTCCCGGACCCCTCCCTGGAGCCGCTTCAGCATCCAAACGCTGAGGGGAGGCCAGTTTGGCAGGACAGTCCAACCGACGACCCTAATGCTGACTCTAATTCCGACGAAGTCCCTGATGAACAGCTGCGCTGTCCTTGGGTAGACGGAGGACGGGTCACTCAGACTGAACCTCAAGACTTCGCCCTCCTGTGGCGTCTCAATCGTCCGGACAGCTCAGACAAGCTGGACGATGTCATATCCAGCCTCTCTAATGGTTTTAAAGTTATCGAAGGCAATTCTTCGCAATTCGTGCCCAAGACTTCTAGTGTTCACTCCTCGGCCCACGTCCAGGTCCCTTACCACGTGGTTCATGAGAAGGGTACGCAAGTGGAGGAGAGTGATTTTGGTTCGTTTCAGGATAGGCTTGATAGTCTCCGTATTCTCAGTCGCCATTTTAAGTTAGTCACTTTTGATACGTTAGAAGACCTGTATGATAAATGCCATCAAGACCTCGAGTGGACCACCAATCTCTTGTTGGACTCAGGGGAGAAGTTTTTCAAGGAAGAGGAGCATGTGGAGGTTGGCAGGGACACCAATGATCCGAGGTCTATGTTTAAACCTGAAGAAGCTGATGTACGAGAGGATTGTGTGACTGAAGATGTGATGAGTGCAGAGTCGGCTAAGGAAGTCACCATCGAATCACCAAGTGTGGACACAACAGAAGTCTGTGAGTCAAAGGATGTTGGCCTAATTTGTTCTGGAGCGGAGCAGCTTCAGCTCAGCGAAGGTCTGGATGTGCAGTCGTGCTCTCACACAAAGCTATCTCAAGAAAAACCTGGCCAGGTGGACAAATCAGAGAGCCTTGATGTCCTCCAGAGACATGAATATCAGTTTGATGATGAAGCCTGGATTGGAACATCAGGCCATGGGACAGATATGGATATCCAGAGTATGGATGAGATCCACAGACTTCTACAAGCCGAGTTGGATGAGATTGAAACATCTGAGAAGCAGAAGAATGACACACACCacaaagaggagagaagaagtgGACATATGGAGATACGTAGTGTGGAGATGAAGCTACCGACCGAGGTGGCTCTGCAGCTTACTGAATTATTCGGACCTGTGGGTGTAGACCCAG ATACATGTTCGTCTGATGAGTACACTGTGCAGTTGGACTTGAACCTGGCCAAACTTCTACACCAGAAGTGGAAGGATACAATTCAG GAAAGACAGAGGCAAGCTGCTCTTTCTTTTCACTTGCTCCAAGAAAGTAAGTATGCAACGCCACATTTTACTCACTTTGAAGTTTCTGCTGCCTCATGTTCTTCTTTGCTTAAAATATGTGAACTGGTATCCTATTTTCTAGATTTGTCACACGACGTGAAGCCCAACACAGATGGCTGGTGTGTTCCGCGTCAGCCTGTATCTCTACGAGATATTATCAAGGAGGAGCAGGCCTTGCAGAGGAATGTTGAGAAG AGCAGGCAGGATCGCGCTGACATCGACAAACGTGACGGTGCCACGCTGCTGAAAGAAGACCAGCTGTTTGCCAAATTCCCCACCATCGATAGGCACTTCCTCCAGGACATCTTCAGAGACCACAA TTACTCTTTGGCTCAAACGGAGATATTTCTTCACTCCTTACTGGATGACGCTCCAGCAAAGACTGTCGTCGCTCCAGTCACACCCCGCTCTGATCACCAGCGGGCCAccagcaaagagagagagaag ATTGCGCTCGAGTCCAAAGTGATGGAATACCAGGACACGGAGGAGCCACAGTATGAGGACTTCAGGGCCGAGGCCAGGCTCCAGAGGAGACGACAGCTTGAGAACTTTTCTAAAGCTGCAGAGGCTTTCAAGCAAGGACGCAGAGAGGTGGCATCATTTTATGCACAACAG GGACACCTTCATGGACAAAGCATGCGTGAAGCTAACCACCGTGCAGCCATTCAAATCTTTGAGAAGGTCAACTCCACGCTGCTTCCCCAAAATATCCTGGACCTGCACGGGCTTCATGTGGAAGAAGCCCTTGAGTACCTGGCGAAGGTTCTACAGGACAAAACCAAAG AATATGAGCAGGGTCTGTGCCGACCTCAGCTCTCAGTCATCACAGGAAAAGGGAACCACAGCCAGGGAGGCGTGGCCCGCATCCGTCCTGCTGTTATAGACTACCTCAACAACAGACACTACAG GTTTACAGAGCCGAACCGAGGCCTGGTGCTGGTCTCTTTGAAGTGA
- the LOC128753483 gene encoding NEDD4-binding protein 2-like isoform X3 yields MPRRKKLGQSPARAPSGGPDLSNNTGFRQPLDSTMATNSVPSVSVQEQVVQNMQEMFANVDPDVIYIVLSECDFKVENAMDSLLELSVTVEPPPSGSPPVSGFEHTAAVLLNTQQPSQSELPLGPSEPCSSSTKPDLLTEELDLLVDEELNLLTAQQELMQDVHTIEPPSVDPAASSVHTPDGLQHDRSIRIGHPSASSVQQDLQQKLSWEPERPGCQDSIINDQHLVTEVPVEKGSLEFPALGRTSAFQVYKKQDSSHSAPNTTATGQPEHNLGRAGSQLYPTAQWNLDSPVFTPKYASHQQPFFMTPVVAPNSPSWVNCAPANPAPRASIPKSWALPAPPPEVAGSRRLRLEGKVLVLLRGAPGSGKSTLARALREHNPGAVILSTDDFFLHNGHYQFNPNVLGEAHEWNHGRAKEAFRRGAHPIIIDNTNMQGWEMKPYVAQALIHNYKVLFREPDTWWKNKPRELERRSRHNVPVERIRRMLDNYERFVTVHSIMGSAAPERKQCLPVENTGTKPLTSNNTAPDIVGDSEQTKGSKNSNLHLSLPNMSSDGHSAEEDKVDDGIHKSMEKIDSLQTNELGDRTESLDQDSVDSEASVLPVQLGANQQIPDCVVESVMSDGHHGNEIPVAFCDSIKQRERRERPSRKSEFEKKDQSHLLKDMSQSEVTDGEAREDGKTEEQEEQETTRDLNFEGDWPTEKTLEQRAVRKRERQREDVKQDDGQNRDVDTLKVHSGPDFAEFRKLLDLIQTGEVQDDTRSPSCSSPSAEVSFEEDPHCTNPPGSGVESGCLVDIEANTVDVNIDEDKLEISTEDVTNYSHVLKLDSTSAVPLSECSEVSTGLEEEAETHSIVSGEGEGESGIAGQILTSMSNGKENMNSTTRNDSSLSGQACESSHETGVGGMLPKQRHRSGKQCKLALTFPQNFPDPSLEPLQHPNAEGRPVWQDSPTDDPNADSNSDEVPDEQLRCPWVDGGRVTQTEPQDFALLWRLNRPDSSDKLDDVISSLSNGFKVIEGNSSQFVPKTSSVHSSAHVQVPYHVVHEKGTQVEESDFGSFQDRLDSLRILSRHFKLVTFDTLEDLYDKCHQDLEWTTNLLLDSGEKFFKEEEHVEVGRDTNDPRSMFKPEEADVREDCVTEDVMSAESAKEVTIESPSVDTTEVCESKDVGLICSGAEQLQLSEGLDVQSCSHTKLSQEKPGQVDKSESLDVLQRHEYQFDDEAWIGTSGHGTDMDIQSMDEIHRLLQAELDEIETSEKQKNDTHHKEERRSGHMEIRSVEMKLPTEVALQLTELFGPVGVDPDTCSSDEYTVQLDLNLAKLLHQKWKDTIQERQRQAALSFHLLQENLSHDVKPNTDGWCVPRQPVSLRDIIKEEQALQRNVEKSRQDRADIDKRDGATLLKEDQLFAKFPTIDRHFLQDIFRDHNYSLAQTEIFLHSLLDDAPAKTVVAPVTPRSDHQRATSKEREKVSNRNLVFSGKIALESKVMEYQDTEEPQYEDFRAEARLQRRRQLENFSKAAEAFKQGRREVASFYAQQGHLHGQSMREANHRAAIQIFEKVNSTLLPQNILDLHGLHVEEALEYLAKVLQDKTKEYEQGLCRPQLSVITGKGNHSQGGVARIRPAVIDYLNNRHYRFTEPNRGLVLVSLK; encoded by the exons ATGCCCCGGAGAAAGAAGTTGGGCCAGAGCCCAGCAAGAGCCCCCAGTGGTGGACCAGACCTCAGCAACAACACTGGCTTCCGACAACCTCTTGACAGCACAATGGCGACCAACTCGGTTCCCAGTGTGTCAGTCCAGGAGCAAGTTGTACAGAACATGCAAGAGATGTTTGCTAACGTGGACCCAGATGTCATATACATTGTGTTGTCGGAGTGTGACTTTAAAG TTGAAAACGCAATGGACTCCCTCTTGGAGTTGTCTGTGACGGTCGAGCCTCCACCCTCAGGTTCTCCACCAGTTTCTGGATTTGAACATACAGCTGCAGTCCTGCTGAATACTCAACAACCCTCTCAATCTGAGCTGCCTCTTGGTCCATCAGAGCcgtgctcctcctccaccaaaccTGATCTTCTGACAGAAGAGCTCGACCTACTTGTCGATGAGGAGTTGAATTTACTAACTGCACAGCAGGAGTTAATGCAAGATGTACACACGATTGAGCCTCCGTCTGTTGATCCAGCCGCCTCCTCAGTCCACACTCCAGATGGCTTACAGCATGATCGGTCGATCCGAATCGGTCATCCGAGTGCATCCTCTGTTCAACAAGACCTGCAGCAGAAATTGTCCTGGGAACCCGAAAGACCAGGGTGTCAGGACTCCATAATAAATGATCAACATCTCGTGACAGAGGTCCCTGTAGAGAAAGGTTCTTTGGAATTTCCGGCTTTAGGACGGACTTCTGCTTTCCAAGTATATAAAAAGCAAGATTCCTCTCACAGTGCTCCTAATACTACTGCAACAGGACAGCCTGAACATAATCTAGGACGAGCAGGGTCACAGCTTTATCCAACAGCACAGTGGAACCTTGATTCACCCGTCTTTACTCCTAAATATGCTTCCCACCAACAACCTTTCTTCATGACCCCCGTCGTTGCCCCCAACTCTCCTTCGTGGGTAAATTGTGCTCCTGCCAATCCAGCACCTAGAGCTTCTATTCCAAAGTCATGGGCCCTCCCTGCACCTCCACCTGAGGTTGCAGGCTCCAGGAGGCTTCGATTGGAAGGGAAGGTCCTGGTTTTGCTACGTGGTGCTCCAGGATCTGGAAAATCAACTTTGGCCAG AGCCTTGAGGGAGCATAATCCGGGTGCTGTCATTCTCAGCACCGATGACTTTTTCCTTCACAATGGACACTATCAGTTCAACCCAAATGTCCTTGGGGAGGCACATGAGTGGAACCATGGGAGAG CAAAAGAGGCGTTTAGAAGGGGTGCTCACCCCATTATTATTGACAACACTAATATGCAGGGGTGGGAGATGAAGCCGTATGTTGCCCAG GCACTGATTCACAATTACAAAGTACTTTTCCGAGAGCCAGATACTTGGTGGAAGAACAAGCCCAGAGAGCTCGAGAG GCGCTCCAGACATAACGTACCAGTGGAAAGAATTCGAAGGATGCTTGATAATTATGAGCGTTTTGTTACAGTCCATTCCATTATGGGGTCAGCAGCACCGGAGAGGAAACAGTGTCTCCCTGTGGAAAACACAGGCACAAA GCCACTCACTTCTAATAACACTGCTCCTGACATTGTTGGAGACTCTGAACAGACAAAAGGCAGCAAGAATTCCAACCTTCATCTATCACTTCCCAACATGTCCTCTGATGGCCATTCAGCCGAGGAGGACAAAGTGGATGATGGCATCCACAAATCCATGGAGAAAATTGATTCACTTCAAACCAATGAGTTAGGTGACCGGACAGAATCCTTAGATCAAGACTCAGTGGACTCTGAGGCAAGTGTACTTCCAGTTCAATTGGGTGCTAACCAGCAGATACCAGATTGTGTGGTGGAGTCCGTGATGAGTGACGGTCACCATGGAAATGAAATTCCAGTTGCATTTTGTGATTCAATAAAACAAAGGGAGCGACGAGAAAGACCAAGCAGGAAGTCAGAGTTTGAAAAAAAGGATCAAAGTCATCTTCTCAAAGACATGAGCCAATCAGAAGTCACTGACGGAGAAGCGCGGGAGGATGGGAAGACAGAAGAACAGGAAGAACAGGAAACAACCAGAGATTTGAATTTCGAAGGAGACTGGCCCACCGAAAAGACCCTCGAGCAGCGCGCAGTGaggaaaagagagagacagagagaagatgtAAAGCAAGACGATGGCCAGAACAGAGATGTGGACACGTTAAAAGTACACTCTGGGCCTGATTTCGCTGAGTTCCGGAAGCTTCTTGATCTCATTCAGACTGGGGAAGTCCAGGATGACACTAGATCACCGTCCTGCTCATCTCCATCTGCAGAGGTCAGCTTTGAGGAAGATCCCCATTGCACAAATCCTCCTGGAAGTGGAGTGGAATCAGGCTGCCTGGTAGACATTGAAGCTAATACTGTGGATGTAAATATAGATGAAGACAAACTTGAAATTTCAACGGAGGATGTAACTAATTATTCACATGTTCTGAAGTTAGATTCAACCAGCGCGGTTCCTCTGTCAGAGTGCTCTGAAGTGAGTACAGGGCTTGAAGAAGAGGCAGAAACTCACAGTATAGTTagtggtgaaggtgaaggagagtcTGGAATAGCTGGCCAGATTCTTACCAGTATGAGTAAtggcaaagaaaacatgaataGTACGACCAGGAATGATTCTAGCCTCTCAGGTCAGGCATGTGAAAGCTCCCATGAAACCGGTGTAGGTGGAATGTTGCCAAAGCAACGTCACAGATCAGGAAAGCAATGTAAATTAGCCCTGACTTTCCCACAAAATTTCCCGGACCCCTCCCTGGAGCCGCTTCAGCATCCAAACGCTGAGGGGAGGCCAGTTTGGCAGGACAGTCCAACCGACGACCCTAATGCTGACTCTAATTCCGACGAAGTCCCTGATGAACAGCTGCGCTGTCCTTGGGTAGACGGAGGACGGGTCACTCAGACTGAACCTCAAGACTTCGCCCTCCTGTGGCGTCTCAATCGTCCGGACAGCTCAGACAAGCTGGACGATGTCATATCCAGCCTCTCTAATGGTTTTAAAGTTATCGAAGGCAATTCTTCGCAATTCGTGCCCAAGACTTCTAGTGTTCACTCCTCGGCCCACGTCCAGGTCCCTTACCACGTGGTTCATGAGAAGGGTACGCAAGTGGAGGAGAGTGATTTTGGTTCGTTTCAGGATAGGCTTGATAGTCTCCGTATTCTCAGTCGCCATTTTAAGTTAGTCACTTTTGATACGTTAGAAGACCTGTATGATAAATGCCATCAAGACCTCGAGTGGACCACCAATCTCTTGTTGGACTCAGGGGAGAAGTTTTTCAAGGAAGAGGAGCATGTGGAGGTTGGCAGGGACACCAATGATCCGAGGTCTATGTTTAAACCTGAAGAAGCTGATGTACGAGAGGATTGTGTGACTGAAGATGTGATGAGTGCAGAGTCGGCTAAGGAAGTCACCATCGAATCACCAAGTGTGGACACAACAGAAGTCTGTGAGTCAAAGGATGTTGGCCTAATTTGTTCTGGAGCGGAGCAGCTTCAGCTCAGCGAAGGTCTGGATGTGCAGTCGTGCTCTCACACAAAGCTATCTCAAGAAAAACCTGGCCAGGTGGACAAATCAGAGAGCCTTGATGTCCTCCAGAGACATGAATATCAGTTTGATGATGAAGCCTGGATTGGAACATCAGGCCATGGGACAGATATGGATATCCAGAGTATGGATGAGATCCACAGACTTCTACAAGCCGAGTTGGATGAGATTGAAACATCTGAGAAGCAGAAGAATGACACACACCacaaagaggagagaagaagtgGACATATGGAGATACGTAGTGTGGAGATGAAGCTACCGACCGAGGTGGCTCTGCAGCTTACTGAATTATTCGGACCTGTGGGTGTAGACCCAG ATACATGTTCGTCTGATGAGTACACTGTGCAGTTGGACTTGAACCTGGCCAAACTTCTACACCAGAAGTGGAAGGATACAATTCAG GAAAGACAGAGGCAAGCTGCTCTTTCTTTTCACTTGCTCCAAGAAA ATTTGTCACACGACGTGAAGCCCAACACAGATGGCTGGTGTGTTCCGCGTCAGCCTGTATCTCTACGAGATATTATCAAGGAGGAGCAGGCCTTGCAGAGGAATGTTGAGAAG AGCAGGCAGGATCGCGCTGACATCGACAAACGTGACGGTGCCACGCTGCTGAAAGAAGACCAGCTGTTTGCCAAATTCCCCACCATCGATAGGCACTTCCTCCAGGACATCTTCAGAGACCACAA TTACTCTTTGGCTCAAACGGAGATATTTCTTCACTCCTTACTGGATGACGCTCCAGCAAAGACTGTCGTCGCTCCAGTCACACCCCGCTCTGATCACCAGCGGGCCAccagcaaagagagagagaaggtcTCAAACAGGAACCTTGTTTTCAGTGGAAAA ATTGCGCTCGAGTCCAAAGTGATGGAATACCAGGACACGGAGGAGCCACAGTATGAGGACTTCAGGGCCGAGGCCAGGCTCCAGAGGAGACGACAGCTTGAGAACTTTTCTAAAGCTGCAGAGGCTTTCAAGCAAGGACGCAGAGAGGTGGCATCATTTTATGCACAACAG GGACACCTTCATGGACAAAGCATGCGTGAAGCTAACCACCGTGCAGCCATTCAAATCTTTGAGAAGGTCAACTCCACGCTGCTTCCCCAAAATATCCTGGACCTGCACGGGCTTCATGTGGAAGAAGCCCTTGAGTACCTGGCGAAGGTTCTACAGGACAAAACCAAAG AATATGAGCAGGGTCTGTGCCGACCTCAGCTCTCAGTCATCACAGGAAAAGGGAACCACAGCCAGGGAGGCGTGGCCCGCATCCGTCCTGCTGTTATAGACTACCTCAACAACAGACACTACAG GTTTACAGAGCCGAACCGAGGCCTGGTGCTGGTCTCTTTGAAGTGA